Proteins from a genomic interval of Microbacterium phyllosphaerae:
- a CDS encoding DoxX family protein has product MSKKNVARTVGRIFLGSFLVFAGVSHLTFAREEFQAQVPDWVPLDPDVTVLASGVVEVGLGAALLVARKRRGFVGVLAALFFVAVFPGNIAQWLEHRDAFGLDTDTKRFVRLFFQPVLIALAIWSTRTPRRTSAGSSDS; this is encoded by the coding sequence ATGTCGAAGAAGAATGTCGCACGCACCGTCGGTCGGATCTTCCTCGGTTCCTTCCTCGTCTTCGCGGGCGTCTCGCATCTGACGTTCGCGCGCGAGGAGTTCCAGGCGCAGGTGCCGGACTGGGTGCCGCTGGATCCTGACGTGACCGTGCTCGCCTCCGGAGTCGTGGAGGTCGGGCTGGGCGCAGCGCTCCTCGTCGCTCGCAAGCGCCGGGGATTCGTCGGTGTGCTCGCGGCGCTGTTCTTCGTCGCCGTCTTCCCCGGCAACATCGCGCAGTGGCTCGAGCACCGCGATGCGTTCGGTCTCGACACCGACACCAAGCGCTTCGTCCGGCTCTTCTTCCAGCCGGTGCTGATCGCCCTGGCGATCTGGTCGACGCGCACTCCGCGCCGCACATCCGCGGGCTCGTCCGACTCGTAG
- a CDS encoding ribonuclease H family protein: MTITAAADGSALGNPGPNGWAWYIDDDNWAAGGSPHGTNNQGELRAVLELLQATAGISEKLMIECDSRYVIDSVTKWMPGWKRKGWRKSDGGPVLNRDLLEGIDEAIRGRDVEFSWVKGHAGHPLNEAADERANAAAKAYQAKQEPRRGPGFTLATDAGAAAAASAPIAAAAPASAASSAPAPSSRPAASTAVAEPLWAEASDLLDGLDAPVDDPIVVSLALSSDEHARLRDRAEAQGVTLEEALRRLI, translated from the coding sequence ATGACGATCACCGCCGCCGCAGACGGCTCCGCCCTGGGCAATCCCGGCCCCAACGGCTGGGCCTGGTACATCGACGACGACAACTGGGCTGCGGGCGGATCCCCCCACGGCACCAACAACCAGGGTGAGCTGCGGGCTGTGCTCGAGCTGCTGCAGGCGACGGCGGGCATCTCCGAGAAGCTCATGATCGAGTGCGACAGCCGCTACGTGATCGATTCGGTGACCAAGTGGATGCCGGGGTGGAAGCGCAAGGGCTGGCGCAAGTCCGACGGCGGACCCGTGCTCAACCGCGACCTGCTCGAGGGCATCGACGAGGCGATCCGCGGACGCGACGTCGAGTTCTCGTGGGTCAAGGGGCACGCCGGCCACCCCCTCAACGAGGCGGCCGACGAGCGCGCGAATGCCGCGGCCAAGGCGTACCAGGCGAAGCAGGAGCCGCGCCGAGGGCCCGGATTCACCCTGGCGACGGATGCCGGCGCAGCTGCGGCAGCCTCCGCACCGATCGCCGCCGCGGCACCGGCATCCGCGGCCTCTTCCGCCCCTGCCCCCTCTTCCCGCCCCGCTGCCTCGACGGCCGTCGCCGAGCCGCTCTGGGCCGAGGCGTCCGATCTGCTCGACGGGCTCGATGCTCCGGTCGACGACCCGATCGTCGTGAGCCTGGCGCTGTCGAGCGATGAGCATGCCCGGCTGCGCGACCGCGCCGAGGCCCAGGGCGTCACGCTCGAAGAGGCGCTCCGCCGCCTGATCTGA
- a CDS encoding protealysin inhibitor emfourin: protein MSESPPPTDAQVVIAVVRTGGIGGIRRQWRVEPDPADTHDWIAMIESCPWDADADGTRGADRFVWLIRVRTPSEKRERELPDSELDGPWRDLVDAVRAASD from the coding sequence ATGAGCGAGTCCCCTCCACCGACTGACGCGCAGGTCGTCATCGCGGTGGTGCGCACGGGCGGCATCGGCGGCATCCGTCGTCAATGGCGGGTCGAACCGGATCCGGCCGACACGCACGACTGGATCGCGATGATCGAGAGCTGCCCGTGGGATGCCGACGCCGACGGCACCAGGGGTGCCGACCGGTTCGTGTGGCTGATCCGGGTGCGCACTCCGTCGGAGAAGCGCGAGCGGGAGCTGCCCGACTCCGAACTCGACGGTCCGTGGCGGGACCTCGTCGATGCGGTGCGCGCGGCATCCGACTGA
- a CDS encoding M4 family metallopeptidase: protein MSSHTETPGVVPSYLLARLAESGRYPRAAAAARQTLTAGRPPFRARIDLSIDENGDLVAQLSDAPNRTISDAGNTQNLPGAIVRGEDDEPVADASVNEAFDGLGATFEMLLAAFGRNSLNDAGAPLDATVHYGVDYDNAFWDGERMVFGDGDGEVFVGFTSSTTVIGHELAHGVVQYTANLEYQGQPGALNESIADVFGALTEQYLLEQSAADATWLIGAEIFTDAVQGTALRSMIEPGTAYDDDELGKDPQPAHMSGFVRTTEDNGGVHINSGIPNRAFALFAIDLGGNAWETAGTVWYRALTGGLSSTANFTQFADATVAAASAIDAATGAAARRAWTTVGVYGDERVPSTD, encoded by the coding sequence ATGAGCAGCCACACCGAAACCCCCGGAGTCGTCCCGTCGTACCTGCTCGCCCGCCTTGCCGAGTCGGGCCGCTATCCTCGTGCCGCCGCGGCCGCGAGGCAGACGCTGACGGCCGGCAGACCGCCCTTCCGTGCGCGCATCGACCTGTCGATCGACGAGAACGGCGACCTCGTCGCGCAGCTCTCCGACGCCCCCAACCGCACGATCAGCGATGCGGGAAACACGCAGAACCTGCCGGGCGCGATCGTCCGCGGTGAAGACGACGAACCGGTGGCCGATGCCTCCGTCAACGAGGCGTTCGACGGCCTCGGGGCCACCTTCGAGATGCTGCTCGCTGCCTTCGGCCGCAACTCCCTGAACGACGCCGGGGCACCGCTCGACGCCACCGTGCACTACGGCGTCGACTACGACAACGCCTTCTGGGACGGCGAGCGCATGGTCTTCGGCGACGGAGACGGCGAGGTGTTCGTGGGCTTCACCTCGTCGACCACGGTCATCGGGCACGAGCTCGCTCACGGCGTCGTGCAGTACACCGCGAACCTCGAGTACCAGGGGCAGCCCGGCGCGCTGAACGAGTCGATCGCCGACGTCTTCGGCGCTCTCACCGAGCAGTACCTGCTCGAGCAGAGCGCGGCGGACGCGACGTGGCTGATCGGTGCGGAGATCTTCACGGATGCCGTGCAGGGCACGGCGCTGCGGTCGATGATCGAACCGGGCACCGCCTACGACGACGACGAGCTCGGCAAGGATCCGCAGCCCGCCCACATGAGCGGGTTCGTGCGCACGACCGAGGACAACGGCGGGGTGCACATCAACTCCGGCATCCCGAACCGGGCGTTCGCCCTGTTCGCGATCGACCTCGGCGGCAATGCCTGGGAGACCGCGGGCACCGTCTGGTACCGGGCGCTCACCGGAGGCCTGTCGAGCACCGCGAACTTCACCCAGTTCGCCGATGCGACGGTCGCCGCGGCATCCGCCATCGACGCCGCCACCGGCGCAGCCGCTCGACGTGCGTGGACGACCGTGGGAGTCTATGGAGATGAGCGAGTCCCCTCCACCGACTGA
- a CDS encoding SDR family NAD(P)-dependent oxidoreductase gives MTDASSDAAPDLGPGIDPEDLATTLRVLSELHQIDNEHPDFVAVRHATAAMFKAVKRVRRKEIRDAIAEADKAVVARTATGAPDRIDDETRGHDLATSVVDAPIAGELLKPRNCYICKQPYTVVDAFYHQLCPDCARFSHGKRNARTDLTGKRALLTGGRAKIGMHIALRLLRDGAHTTITTRFPRDAVRRFSALPDSADWLHRLRVVGIDLRDPAQVIGLADSVAAQGPLDILINNAAQTVRRSPGSYSLLADAELQPLPDGPLPEMETFGHTADPHPQALQASVDAHPLLSVAALGGTVAEQGGQALTAEDLARLAMAPGSSSLEKHADGTAIDAGGLVPDVNTSNSWVQSIDQVDPLEMLEVQLANTTAPFLLISRLRASMAASSAHRKYVVNVSAMEGQFSRRYKGPGHPHTNMAKAALNMLTRTSAGEMLETDGILMTAVDTGWITDERPHFTKVRLAEEGFHAPLDLVDGAARVYDPIVRGEAGDDIHGVFLKDYEPSPW, from the coding sequence ATGACCGATGCCTCCTCCGACGCTGCACCCGACCTCGGACCCGGCATCGACCCCGAAGACCTGGCCACGACGCTGCGGGTGCTCTCGGAACTGCACCAGATCGACAACGAGCACCCCGACTTCGTCGCCGTCCGTCACGCGACCGCCGCGATGTTCAAGGCCGTCAAGCGCGTGCGTCGCAAAGAGATCCGCGATGCCATCGCCGAAGCCGACAAGGCCGTCGTCGCCCGCACCGCCACCGGTGCCCCCGACCGCATCGATGACGAGACCCGCGGACACGATCTGGCGACCAGCGTCGTCGACGCCCCGATCGCGGGCGAGCTGCTCAAGCCGCGCAACTGCTACATCTGCAAGCAGCCGTACACGGTGGTCGACGCGTTCTATCACCAGCTCTGCCCCGACTGCGCGCGTTTCAGTCACGGCAAGCGCAACGCCCGCACCGACCTCACCGGCAAGCGCGCGCTGCTCACCGGGGGCCGCGCCAAGATCGGTATGCACATCGCGCTGCGGCTGCTGCGCGACGGTGCCCACACGACGATCACGACCCGCTTCCCGCGCGACGCTGTGCGTCGGTTCTCGGCGCTGCCTGACTCGGCCGACTGGCTGCACCGCCTGCGGGTCGTCGGCATCGACCTGCGCGATCCGGCCCAGGTCATCGGGCTCGCCGACTCCGTCGCGGCGCAGGGCCCACTCGACATCCTGATCAACAACGCCGCGCAGACCGTGCGCCGCTCGCCCGGTTCGTACTCGCTGCTGGCGGATGCCGAGCTGCAGCCTCTTCCCGACGGACCGCTGCCCGAGATGGAGACCTTCGGGCACACCGCCGATCCACATCCGCAGGCGCTGCAGGCATCCGTCGATGCGCACCCGCTGCTCTCGGTCGCAGCCCTCGGCGGCACCGTCGCCGAGCAGGGCGGCCAGGCGCTGACCGCCGAAGACCTCGCCCGGCTCGCGATGGCGCCCGGATCATCGTCGTTGGAGAAGCACGCCGACGGCACCGCGATCGACGCCGGCGGACTCGTGCCCGACGTGAACACGTCGAACAGCTGGGTGCAGTCGATCGATCAGGTCGATCCGCTCGAGATGCTCGAGGTGCAGCTCGCGAACACGACAGCGCCGTTCCTGCTGATCAGCCGTCTGCGCGCCTCGATGGCCGCGTCGTCGGCGCATCGCAAGTACGTGGTCAACGTCTCGGCCATGGAGGGTCAGTTCTCGCGCCGGTACAAGGGCCCGGGGCATCCGCACACGAACATGGCGAAGGCCGCCCTCAACATGCTGACGCGCACCAGCGCGGGCGAGATGCTCGAGACCGACGGCATCCTGATGACCGCCGTCGACACCGGCTGGATCACCGACGAGCGTCCCCACTTCACGAAGGTGCGTCTCGCCGAGGAGGGCTTCCATGCCCCGCTCGACCTCGTCGACGGAGCGGCCCGCGTGTACGACCCGATCGTTCGCGGCGAGGCCGGCGACGACATCCACGGTGTCTTCCTGAAGGACTACGAGCCCAGCCCCTGGTGA
- a CDS encoding winged helix-turn-helix transcriptional regulator, producing the protein MAEIDEERHVCDAAVTLAFSVLGKRWNGMIVSSLGGGPSTFVSLRRAVVGISDTVLSDRLAELAEAGLVSRAVDAGPPVAVSYALTDSGRGLLPILDQLGTWASENLEIRAR; encoded by the coding sequence ATGGCCGAGATCGACGAGGAGCGTCACGTCTGCGACGCCGCCGTCACCCTGGCCTTCAGCGTGCTCGGCAAACGGTGGAACGGCATGATCGTCTCCTCCCTCGGCGGCGGCCCTTCGACCTTCGTCTCACTGCGGCGAGCGGTCGTCGGCATCAGCGACACGGTGCTCTCCGACCGGCTCGCCGAACTCGCCGAGGCCGGACTGGTCTCCCGCGCCGTCGACGCCGGTCCTCCCGTCGCCGTCTCCTACGCCCTCACCGACAGCGGCCGCGGACTCCTGCCGATCCTCGACCAGCTCGGCACCTGGGCGTCCGAGAATCTCGAGATTCGGGCCCGATGA
- a CDS encoding FMN-dependent NADH-azoreductase, translated as MSLFRLDASILPASSASRSLADLVEAEWTASHPDSTVTRRDLAADPVPATAWADAVTGGFVDEAQRTDAQRAARALGTTFADELIGADALLFAVPLYNYGVSQHFKTWFDLAYTDPRIDPQGTALRGKPATLVTVLGGNYAPGTPKEGWDHSTGWLRRVLEDVWGLDLRIVERPFTLVGVNPALDAFADTARELKENAETDARTYGRELAALRGDKVA; from the coding sequence ATGTCCCTGTTCCGTCTCGACGCCAGCATCCTTCCCGCGTCGTCCGCCAGCCGTTCGCTCGCCGACCTCGTCGAGGCCGAGTGGACCGCATCCCACCCCGACTCCACGGTCACGCGCCGCGATCTGGCCGCCGACCCCGTGCCTGCGACGGCCTGGGCGGATGCCGTCACCGGCGGATTCGTCGACGAAGCGCAGCGCACCGACGCCCAGCGTGCCGCGCGTGCCCTCGGCACCACCTTCGCCGACGAGCTGATCGGCGCCGATGCGCTGCTCTTCGCCGTGCCGCTCTACAACTACGGCGTCTCGCAGCACTTCAAGACCTGGTTCGACCTGGCGTACACCGACCCGCGCATCGATCCGCAGGGCACCGCGCTGCGCGGCAAGCCGGCGACCCTCGTCACCGTTCTCGGCGGCAACTACGCCCCCGGTACCCCCAAGGAGGGCTGGGACCACTCCACCGGATGGCTGCGCCGCGTGCTCGAAGACGTCTGGGGTCTCGACCTGCGCATCGTCGAGCGCCCGTTCACCCTCGTGGGAGTGAACCCGGCACTGGATGCCTTCGCCGACACCGCCCGCGAGCTCAAGGAGAATGCCGAGACGGATGCTCGCACCTACGGTCGCGAGCTCGCCGCACTCCGGGGCGACAAGGTCGCCTGA
- a CDS encoding sensor histidine kinase — protein sequence MSARWKLTLSYAGVVVVSGIGLLAAVALYLLRYVPDVAIIADRFVPNRSDLIRAFVPVAIVMMLVLLAIGLGGGWLIAGRMLAPLDRIGKAAQLAAQGSLSHRVALEGPRDEFRDLADVFDSMLEQLEAHIAEQQRFAANASHELRTPLAISQTMLEVARNDPDRDVDALIDRLHEVNARAIELTEALLMLSRAERRTFTREPIDLSLLTEESAETLLPLAERRGVAIDVGGDTANVLGSPALLQQLITNLVHNAIVHNLAEGGTVTVRTHVLPEAVALVVENTGEVLPAHRVATLAEPFQRGAERTRGDDHVGVGLGLAIVQRIAQAHDGSLVLTARESGGLNVTVWLPHPFPRPLA from the coding sequence ATGAGCGCCCGCTGGAAGCTCACCCTGAGCTATGCGGGCGTCGTCGTCGTGTCGGGCATCGGTCTGCTCGCGGCTGTCGCCCTGTACTTGCTGCGGTATGTGCCCGACGTGGCGATCATCGCCGACCGTTTCGTGCCGAACCGCTCCGACCTCATCCGCGCATTCGTCCCGGTCGCGATCGTCATGATGCTCGTACTGCTTGCGATCGGACTCGGCGGCGGATGGCTCATCGCCGGACGGATGCTGGCGCCCCTCGACCGCATCGGCAAAGCCGCACAGCTCGCAGCTCAGGGGTCGCTGTCACACCGCGTCGCCCTCGAGGGTCCCCGTGACGAGTTCCGAGACCTGGCCGACGTCTTCGACTCGATGCTCGAGCAGCTCGAGGCGCACATCGCCGAGCAGCAGCGGTTCGCCGCCAACGCCTCGCACGAGCTGCGCACCCCGCTCGCGATCTCGCAGACCATGCTCGAGGTCGCCCGCAACGACCCCGATCGCGACGTCGACGCGCTGATCGACCGACTGCACGAGGTCAATGCGCGGGCGATCGAACTGACCGAGGCGCTGCTCATGCTGAGCCGCGCCGAGCGCCGTACGTTCACGCGCGAGCCGATCGACCTCTCACTGCTGACCGAGGAGTCCGCCGAGACCCTGCTCCCCCTCGCCGAGCGGCGTGGCGTGGCGATCGACGTCGGCGGCGACACCGCGAACGTGCTCGGGTCTCCCGCACTCCTTCAGCAGCTGATCACCAACCTCGTGCACAACGCGATCGTGCACAATCTCGCCGAGGGCGGCACCGTCACGGTGCGCACCCACGTTCTTCCCGAGGCCGTCGCGCTGGTGGTCGAGAACACCGGCGAGGTGCTCCCCGCTCATCGCGTCGCGACTCTGGCCGAGCCCTTCCAGCGGGGAGCCGAGCGCACGCGCGGCGACGACCACGTGGGCGTCGGGCTCGGGCTGGCGATCGTCCAGCGCATCGCCCAGGCGCATGACGGATCGCTGGTACTCACCGCGCGCGAGAGCGGCGGGTTGAACGTGACGGTGTGGCTGCCGCATCCGTTCCCCCGGCCGTTGGCCTGA
- a CDS encoding response regulator transcription factor, translating into MRVLIVEDEPYLAEAVRDGLRLEAIAADIAGDGDTALELLSVNSYDLAVLDRDIPGPSGDDVARSIVASGSGIPILMLTAADRLDDKETGFEIGADDYLTKPFELRELVLRLRALDRRRQRVRPPVLEVAGLRLDPFRREVFRDGRYVALTRKQFAVLEVLIDAGGGVVSAEQLLERAWDENADPFTNAVRITVSSLRKRLGEPWLILTVPGVGYRIGTDADD; encoded by the coding sequence GTGCGTGTGCTGATCGTCGAGGACGAACCGTATCTCGCCGAGGCCGTGCGCGATGGGCTGCGGCTCGAGGCGATCGCCGCCGACATCGCGGGAGACGGCGACACGGCGCTCGAGCTCCTGAGCGTCAACTCCTACGACCTGGCCGTGCTCGACCGCGACATCCCCGGTCCGTCGGGCGATGACGTCGCCCGGTCGATCGTGGCGTCGGGCAGCGGCATCCCGATCCTCATGCTCACCGCGGCCGACCGTCTCGACGACAAGGAGACGGGCTTCGAGATCGGTGCCGACGACTACCTGACCAAGCCGTTCGAGCTGCGCGAGCTCGTGCTGCGCCTGCGTGCCCTCGATCGCCGCCGTCAGCGGGTGCGGCCTCCGGTTCTCGAGGTCGCCGGCCTGCGGCTCGATCCGTTCCGCCGCGAGGTCTTCCGCGACGGCCGGTACGTCGCGCTCACCCGCAAGCAGTTCGCGGTGCTCGAGGTGCTGATCGACGCGGGCGGCGGGGTCGTGAGCGCCGAGCAGCTGCTCGAGCGCGCGTGGGATGAGAACGCCGATCCGTTCACGAACGCCGTGCGCATCACCGTCTCGTCGCTGCGCAAGCGACTCGGGGAGCCCTGGCTGATCCTCACGGTGCCGGGCGTCGGATACCGCATCGGGACGGATGCCGATGACTGA
- a CDS encoding M15 family metallopeptidase: MNTRTTLRRRRLTALIGAALLAAAITGSVVLIGQQSLASASVPPTFSASSLTEADGVIRDEGAVSVFDETPAVTNLDSDLLAAVRSAATAATADGVRVHVNSGWRSAAYQQVLRQDAVAEYGSEEEAARWVATPENSEHVSGDAVDLGPVAAQDWLSRNGAEFGLCQIYANERWHFELRPAAVANGCPLMYDDPTADPRTQR; this comes from the coding sequence ATGAACACACGCACCACCCTCAGGCGGCGACGCCTCACCGCGCTGATCGGCGCCGCGCTGCTCGCTGCGGCCATCACCGGATCGGTCGTGCTGATCGGCCAGCAGTCGCTGGCGTCGGCATCCGTTCCTCCGACCTTCTCCGCATCGTCGCTCACCGAGGCCGACGGCGTCATCCGTGACGAGGGTGCGGTGTCGGTGTTCGACGAGACTCCGGCCGTGACCAACCTCGACTCCGATCTGCTCGCCGCGGTGCGATCCGCGGCCACGGCGGCAACAGCCGACGGCGTGCGGGTGCACGTGAACAGCGGGTGGCGCTCGGCCGCGTACCAGCAGGTGCTGCGGCAGGACGCGGTCGCCGAGTACGGCTCCGAGGAGGAAGCAGCGCGCTGGGTCGCGACTCCCGAGAACTCCGAGCACGTGTCGGGAGACGCCGTCGACCTCGGACCGGTCGCCGCTCAGGACTGGCTGTCGCGCAACGGCGCCGAGTTCGGGCTCTGCCAGATCTACGCGAACGAGCGGTGGCACTTCGAGCTGCGCCCGGCCGCCGTCGCCAACGGCTGCCCCCTCATGTACGACGACCCGACTGCCGATCCGAGGACCCAGCGATGA
- the alr gene encoding alanine racemase — protein sequence MTTTLSAPRLTLSRMHAPTLHTIPAAVSANVERMRSATDARIMAVVKADGYGLGAVAVARAAVDAGAEWLGVTDAEDAAELRSASIEVPILAWLNPSGVDVARAVADRVDIAVGSVEELRQLLADVTALAAGPVRVHLHMDTGMARGGVPLDDWAELLRVARSGRGRIDVVGVMGHLPCADAADPSVNAPSVLRMRQARDAVLRAGFGPLLVHLAATSGTLTDSATHFDLVRVGAGLVGIDPSETVALHGAARLTASVVHSSVVPAGTPVGYGGAFVTERATRLSVVGVGYADGIPRELAAGAAVAIDGIRCPIVGRVSMDQIVVDTGDGIVPRGATAVVFGPEGGAVPSVQEWARWAGSIPHTIVTGIGARVERAIA from the coding sequence ATGACCACGACACTGAGCGCCCCGCGCCTCACGCTCTCGCGCATGCACGCGCCCACTCTGCACACGATCCCCGCCGCCGTCTCGGCGAACGTCGAGCGGATGCGGTCGGCGACCGACGCACGCATCATGGCCGTCGTGAAGGCCGACGGCTACGGTCTCGGAGCCGTCGCGGTCGCTCGCGCGGCGGTCGATGCGGGCGCGGAATGGCTGGGCGTGACGGATGCGGAGGATGCTGCCGAGCTGCGGTCCGCGAGCATCGAGGTGCCGATCCTCGCGTGGCTCAACCCCTCGGGGGTCGACGTCGCGCGGGCTGTCGCCGATCGCGTCGACATCGCCGTCGGATCGGTGGAGGAGCTGCGACAGCTCCTCGCGGATGTGACTGCTCTCGCTGCCGGTCCGGTCCGCGTGCACCTGCACATGGATACCGGCATGGCGCGGGGCGGTGTGCCACTCGACGACTGGGCAGAGCTGCTGCGGGTGGCGCGCTCGGGCCGAGGGCGCATCGACGTGGTCGGGGTCATGGGGCATCTTCCGTGCGCCGATGCGGCAGACCCGTCGGTCAACGCACCCTCCGTGCTGCGGATGCGGCAGGCGCGGGATGCCGTGCTGCGCGCCGGCTTCGGCCCGCTCCTCGTGCACCTCGCCGCGACCTCGGGCACCCTGACGGATTCGGCGACCCACTTCGACCTGGTTCGCGTCGGCGCAGGGCTCGTCGGCATCGATCCGTCCGAGACGGTGGCGCTGCACGGGGCGGCGCGGCTGACGGCATCCGTCGTGCACAGCAGCGTCGTGCCCGCCGGGACTCCCGTGGGCTACGGCGGTGCGTTCGTGACCGAGCGCGCGACCCGTCTCAGCGTGGTCGGGGTCGGGTACGCCGACGGCATTCCTCGCGAACTCGCCGCGGGGGCGGCGGTGGCGATCGACGGCATCCGCTGCCCGATCGTGGGACGCGTGTCGATGGATCAGATCGTCGTCGACACGGGGGATGGGATCGTGCCGCGGGGCGCGACCGCCGTCGTGTTCGGTCCCGAGGGCGGGGCGGTGCCGAGCGTGCAGGAGTGGGCGCGGTGGGCGGGAAGCATTCCGCACACGATCGTCACAGGTATCGGCGCGCGGGTCGAGAGGGCGATCGCGTGA
- a CDS encoding D-alanine--D-alanine ligase family protein codes for MHGALGEDGALAALCALAGVRVVGSGPRAGAIGMDKWATKLVAEAAGLRTARGRLIASADCGDAEFDGPVVVKPVSAGSSYGVSLVRDEGELGPALREAARFDRRILVEEVVQGREIDVAVIREAGGVRWAAPPLEIHAAGLFDTAMKYDGSARFTVPAQLSDAEATALSRAALTMFDALGCAGVARMDFFLTAEGPVLNEVNTMPGLTAASQVPRMFAAADVSYVDLVSRLVRAAEVPGR; via the coding sequence GTGCATGGAGCGCTCGGGGAAGACGGCGCTCTCGCGGCGCTGTGCGCACTGGCGGGCGTGCGGGTGGTCGGGTCAGGGCCTCGGGCGGGGGCGATCGGCATGGACAAGTGGGCGACCAAGCTCGTGGCCGAGGCCGCAGGGTTGCGCACGGCTCGGGGGCGCCTGATCGCATCCGCCGACTGCGGGGATGCCGAGTTCGACGGCCCCGTGGTCGTGAAGCCGGTGTCGGCTGGGTCGAGCTACGGGGTCTCGCTCGTGCGCGACGAGGGTGAGCTCGGGCCGGCGCTGCGCGAGGCGGCGCGGTTCGACCGCCGCATCCTCGTCGAGGAGGTCGTGCAGGGACGCGAGATCGACGTCGCGGTGATCCGGGAGGCCGGCGGGGTGCGCTGGGCGGCTCCGCCACTCGAGATCCATGCGGCCGGGCTCTTCGACACCGCCATGAAGTACGACGGCAGTGCACGGTTCACGGTGCCTGCACAGCTCTCGGATGCCGAGGCGACCGCGCTCAGCCGGGCCGCCCTGACGATGTTCGACGCGCTCGGCTGCGCGGGCGTCGCCCGGATGGACTTCTTCCTCACGGCAGAGGGGCCCGTGCTGAACGAGGTCAACACGATGCCCGGTCTGACTGCGGCCTCGCAGGTGCCCCGGATGTTCGCGGCGGCCGACGTGTCGTACGTCGACCTGGTGTCGCGCCTGGTGCGTGCCGCCGAGGTGCCGGGGCGGTGA
- a CDS encoding acyltransferase family protein, producing the protein MRARVGWPDVAKGVCIILVVLWHVVTKHAIEVEGAGPITDAWATLNAQLLPLRMPLFFLISGMFAGSAVSAPAGSSWRRRAGRLAAVYVIWVVIQTFVLALTPGFDTARAEDGWQLLPQLTISPTNLWYLLALAVYLVVARLLRDVPTGVVLPAAFVIAAVAAAGLIPDLGNLWQLVQNLFFFLAGLRLRPMIEHFAAASGPLRTLMLGAACVAAVGAVGVLGMRQWPGVWPLLAVVAVTFGVAACAVLDRHAGAIARPLRWIGQRTLPIYVIHMIPLALIDGALRGAGWVTTPALEVVWPIVLTGVVIAICLAVHAALVRIGLGVLFDPLLLVDRVAAARMPG; encoded by the coding sequence GTGAGGGCTCGCGTCGGCTGGCCCGATGTCGCGAAGGGCGTCTGCATCATCCTGGTGGTGCTGTGGCATGTGGTCACCAAGCACGCGATCGAGGTCGAGGGGGCGGGGCCGATCACCGACGCGTGGGCGACCCTCAACGCGCAGCTGCTGCCGCTGCGGATGCCCCTGTTCTTCCTCATCTCGGGGATGTTCGCGGGAAGCGCCGTGAGTGCGCCGGCCGGGTCGTCGTGGCGGCGTCGCGCAGGGCGCCTCGCCGCGGTCTACGTCATCTGGGTCGTGATCCAGACGTTCGTGCTCGCGCTGACGCCGGGCTTCGACACGGCGAGGGCCGAGGACGGATGGCAGCTGCTCCCGCAGCTCACCATCAGCCCGACCAACCTCTGGTACCTGCTCGCGCTCGCGGTGTACCTGGTCGTCGCTCGTCTGCTGCGTGATGTGCCGACTGGGGTGGTGTTGCCGGCCGCCTTCGTGATCGCGGCGGTCGCCGCTGCGGGGCTCATTCCCGACCTCGGCAACCTGTGGCAGCTCGTGCAGAACCTGTTCTTCTTCCTCGCAGGCCTCCGGCTGCGACCGATGATCGAGCACTTCGCGGCCGCATCCGGGCCTCTGCGAACCCTCATGCTGGGAGCGGCATGTGTCGCCGCGGTCGGTGCCGTCGGGGTGCTCGGTATGCGGCAGTGGCCCGGGGTCTGGCCGTTGCTCGCGGTCGTCGCTGTCACGTTCGGCGTCGCAGCCTGCGCGGTGCTCGACCGTCATGCGGGGGCGATCGCGCGCCCCCTGCGCTGGATCGGGCAACGAACTCTGCCGATCTACGTGATCCACATGATCCCGCTCGCGCTGATCGACGGAGCGCTTCGCGGGGCGGGGTGGGTCACGACCCCGGCACTCGAGGTCGTCTGGCCGATCGTGCTCACGGGTGTCGTCATCGCGATCTGCCTCGCGGTGCACGCGGCGCTCGTGCGGATCGGGCTCGGGGTACTGTTCGACCCGCTGCTTCTCGTCGACCGTGTGGCTGCCGCCCGGATGCCGGGCTGA